In Bufo gargarizans isolate SCDJY-AF-19 chromosome 5, ASM1485885v1, whole genome shotgun sequence, the following are encoded in one genomic region:
- the LOC122938639 gene encoding TBC1 domain family member 20-like isoform X1 yields the protein MTGVGAGKTKRRRNVPGGGGAGERSLSWRKQKAVQIHEALTCDPVDVEMLREAAVSEGGLLSQEIRRRVWAKLLNINVFCLPPKPGPALRANHSDYNQVLMDVRRSHKRFPIGMAAAERSVLQEQLIDMILYVLHAHPELHYYQGFHDVAVTLLLTAGLRLGTAMLRTLSTHHLRDFMDPTMERTRHVLSYLMPLIQRESPALHDFLLRSEVGCIFALSWLITWYGHVLSDFHQVLRLYDFFMASHPLTPVYSAAQMVLMREGEVLRGDCDMASVHQLLSRIPPDFPYETLISRTHSLFQRHPPSELERQTSLQRLKSISAASFRSLQISSAQQRPDFVLRQQVSPPSDMLPARSHNTLMKLAVWGISASLGAAALAVTQTALEWGPDLLLRLF from the exons AGCGGAGTTTGTCCTGGCGTAAACAGAAGGCTGTCCAGATTCATGAAGCTCTGACTTGTGACCCTGTGGACGTGGAGATGCTGCGGGAGGCTGCAGTCAGCGAGGGTGGGCTTCTCAGTCAGGAGATCCGCCGCAGGGTGTGGGCCAAACTTCTCAATATCAATGTGTTCTGCCTTCCCCCCAAACCAG GACCCGCCCTCCGCGCAAATCACTCGGATTATAACCAAGTGCTAATGGACGTCCGACGCTCACACAAGAGGTTCCCAATCG GGATGGCGGCGGCTGAGCGGTCCGTGTTACAGGAGCAGCTGATAGACATGATCCTGTACGTCCTGCACGCACACCCGGAGCTGCACTATTACCAAGGATTCCATGATGTGGCGGTTACTTTGCTGTTGACTGCTGGCCTCCGTTTGGGCACCGCCATGCTGCGGACCCTCTCCACACATCACCTCCG AGATTTCATGGACCCTACGATGGAGCGGACCCGACATGTGCTGAGCTACCTGATGCCGCTGATCCAGAGAGAGAGCCCCGCGCTGCATGACTTCCTGCTCAG GTCAGAGGTTGGATGTATCTTCGCCCTGAGCTGGCTCATCACCTGGTACGGACACGTCCTCAGTGACTTCCATCAAGTCCTCCGGCTCTACGACTTCTTCATGGCGTCTCACCCCCTGACCCCTGTCTACAGTGCTGCACAG ATGGTTCTGATGCGGGAGGGCGAGGTCCTGCGGGGGGattgtgacatggccagcgtccaTCAGCTCCTGTCCCGGATCCCTCCTGATTTCCCGTATGAGACCCTTATTTCCCGGACCCACAGCTTGTTCCAGAGACACCCGCCATCCGAGCTGGAGAGGCAGACGTCCCTACAGCGGCTGAAGAG CATCTCCGCAGCCTCGTTCCGCTCCCTGCAGATCTCCAGCGCACAGCAGCGACCGGATTTTGTGCTTCGTCAGCAGGTTTCCCCTCCTTCAGATATGCTACCTGCTCGGTCTCACAACACCCTGATGAAGCTGGCGGTGTGGGGGATCTCTGCCTCCCTGGGGGCTGCAGCTCTGGCTGTAACAcagactgctctggagtggggCCCCGATTTGCTACTGAGACTGTTCTGA
- the LOC122938639 gene encoding TBC1 domain family member 20-like isoform X2, with product MTGVGAGKTKRRRNVPGGGGAGERSLSWRKQKAVQIHEALTCDPVDVEMLREAAVSEGGLLSQEIRRRVWAKLLNINVFCLPPKPGMAAAERSVLQEQLIDMILYVLHAHPELHYYQGFHDVAVTLLLTAGLRLGTAMLRTLSTHHLRDFMDPTMERTRHVLSYLMPLIQRESPALHDFLLRSEVGCIFALSWLITWYGHVLSDFHQVLRLYDFFMASHPLTPVYSAAQMVLMREGEVLRGDCDMASVHQLLSRIPPDFPYETLISRTHSLFQRHPPSELERQTSLQRLKSISAASFRSLQISSAQQRPDFVLRQQVSPPSDMLPARSHNTLMKLAVWGISASLGAAALAVTQTALEWGPDLLLRLF from the exons AGCGGAGTTTGTCCTGGCGTAAACAGAAGGCTGTCCAGATTCATGAAGCTCTGACTTGTGACCCTGTGGACGTGGAGATGCTGCGGGAGGCTGCAGTCAGCGAGGGTGGGCTTCTCAGTCAGGAGATCCGCCGCAGGGTGTGGGCCAAACTTCTCAATATCAATGTGTTCTGCCTTCCCCCCAAACCAG GGATGGCGGCGGCTGAGCGGTCCGTGTTACAGGAGCAGCTGATAGACATGATCCTGTACGTCCTGCACGCACACCCGGAGCTGCACTATTACCAAGGATTCCATGATGTGGCGGTTACTTTGCTGTTGACTGCTGGCCTCCGTTTGGGCACCGCCATGCTGCGGACCCTCTCCACACATCACCTCCG AGATTTCATGGACCCTACGATGGAGCGGACCCGACATGTGCTGAGCTACCTGATGCCGCTGATCCAGAGAGAGAGCCCCGCGCTGCATGACTTCCTGCTCAG GTCAGAGGTTGGATGTATCTTCGCCCTGAGCTGGCTCATCACCTGGTACGGACACGTCCTCAGTGACTTCCATCAAGTCCTCCGGCTCTACGACTTCTTCATGGCGTCTCACCCCCTGACCCCTGTCTACAGTGCTGCACAG ATGGTTCTGATGCGGGAGGGCGAGGTCCTGCGGGGGGattgtgacatggccagcgtccaTCAGCTCCTGTCCCGGATCCCTCCTGATTTCCCGTATGAGACCCTTATTTCCCGGACCCACAGCTTGTTCCAGAGACACCCGCCATCCGAGCTGGAGAGGCAGACGTCCCTACAGCGGCTGAAGAG CATCTCCGCAGCCTCGTTCCGCTCCCTGCAGATCTCCAGCGCACAGCAGCGACCGGATTTTGTGCTTCGTCAGCAGGTTTCCCCTCCTTCAGATATGCTACCTGCTCGGTCTCACAACACCCTGATGAAGCTGGCGGTGTGGGGGATCTCTGCCTCCCTGGGGGCTGCAGCTCTGGCTGTAACAcagactgctctggagtggggCCCCGATTTGCTACTGAGACTGTTCTGA